The Fusarium musae strain F31 chromosome 10, whole genome shotgun sequence genome window below encodes:
- a CDS encoding hypothetical protein (EggNog:ENOG41), with amino-acid sequence MPKSQAKKKSPAKGFNASKSNSKAGTPAPYEFSGRDTINISSFDLAQVQESLEHSDVPSLQPQLKSPRQCPRELNHPMHWQLSQHEFLIARHKALRSSVPSHPPTLPAHEPASKTPETLPLNESTSDSCSSSPGESSTTSTKPPLPEARVSPPEELNETPRQAPPPIEDPAYPWAEEELQALLEMRNEQRRLHKETLDAMGRMAYWSFRAQRAANRVEKTMCELRSYMDEVLAE; translated from the exons ATGCCTAAATCTcaagcgaagaagaagtctccTGCGAAGGGCTTTAATGCCTCGAAGTCAAACTCAAAGGCAGGAACACCAGCTCCGTACGAGTTCAGCGGGCGTGACACGATCAACATCAGCTCGTTCGACCTTGCGCAAGTTCAGGAATCGCTGGAGCACTCCGATGTGCCTTCATTGCAACCACAGCTCAAGTCGCCCAGACAATGCCCTCGTGAATTGAACCACCCCATGCACTGGCAGCTTTCACAGCATGAATTCTTGATCGCGCGCCACAAGGCTTTGCGGTCATCAG TGCCTTCTCATCCGCCCACGTTACCTGCCCACGAACCAGCTTCGAAAACCCCCGAAACCCTTCCGCTCAATGAATCAACCAGCGATTCATGCTCCTCGTCGCCTGGCGAAAGCTCGACGACCTCTACAAAACCTCCACTCCCAGAAGCCCGCGTATCCCCTCCTGAAGAGCTGAACGAAACCCCCCGTCAAGCGCCCCCTCCGATCGAAGACCCCGCCTACCCCTGGGCggaagaagagcttcaagctctACTGGAGATGCGAAATGAACAACGTCGCTTGCACAAAGAAACCCTCGATGCGATGGGGCGAATGGCCTACTGGTCCTTCAGAGCGCAACGTGCTGCGAATCGAGTCGAGAAGACAATGTGTGAACTGAGGAGCTACATGGATGAGGTTCTGGCTGAGTAA
- a CDS encoding hypothetical protein (EggNog:ENOG41~CAZy:GH13) produces the protein MPSATQDISGPVGPVSEAWWKEASVYQIYPSSFKDTNGDGIGDIPGVIEKLDYFKNLGVDIVWLCPVYPSPQVDMGYDVADYCDIDPQYGTIADVERLIDGLHSRGLKLLMDLVVNHTSDKHKWFQESKSSKDSTYRDWYIWRKPRYDENGERQPPNNWLSYFGGSAWEYDSASDEYYLHLFAKEQPDLNWEHVPVREAVHDIIRFWLDKGVDGFRMDVINFISKQDGLPDATVKIPGAKYQWGEEHYACGPRLHEYLQDIGKILKEYNAFSVGEMPAVQDPKEVIKSVGESRGELNMIFNFEIVDMDHGEGGKFTPHKWEMQDLKRIVNKWQTFMYKNKGWNALYLENHDQARTVSRWASDKPAYRALSAKMLSTFLCFQSGTVFVYQGQELGMANMPADWEMTEHRDLETLNHWEELKQTAGPDAAVLQIARKEYQLKSRDHARTPVQWDTSTNAGFSTATPWIRVNDDYKEWNAASQVSKPDSVFEHWKSVLALRKELKDIIVYGDFELLDGENEDVFAYARSNGVQKVVVVCNFREKEISWSPPVDLQSGEVLLANRPEVDLSQKTLNLRPFEAFVCQLH, from the exons ATGCCCTCTGCAACACAAGACATCTCTGGCCCGGTTGGCCCGGTCAGCGAGGCCTGGTGGAAGGAGGCTTCTGTCTACCAGATCTACCCTTCATCCTTCAAGGACACAAATGGAGATGGCATCGGTGACATTCCTGGTGTGATTGAGAAGCTAGACTACTTCAAGaaccttggtgttgacatcGTTTGGCTTTGCCCCGTTTACCCCTCGCCTCAGGTTGACATGGGTTACGATGTAGCTGACTACTGCGATATTGACCCGCAGTATGGGACCATAGCTGATGTCGAGCGACTCATAGATGGTCTGCATTCAAGAGGTTTGAAGCTACTGATGGATCTTGTGGTCAATCACACTTCAGACAAA CACAAATGGTTTCAAGAATCCAAGTCATCTAAAGACAGTACTTACCGAGACTGGTATATCTGGCGAAAGCCTAGATACGATGAGAATGGGGAACGACAACCACCCAACAACTGGCTCTCCTATTTCGGAG GAAGTGCATGGGAGTATGACTCTGCCTCTGATGAGTACTATCTCCATCTTTTTGCCAAAGAACAACCCGACCTCAACTGGGAGCATGTTCCCGTACGCGAGGCTGTGCATGATATCATCCGTTTCTGGCTGGACAAAGGAGTCGATGGATTTCG AATGGACgtgatcaacttcatcagCAAGCAAGACGGCCTCCCCGACGCCACCGTCAAGATTCCTGGAGCCAAGTACCAGTGGGGTGAGGAGCATTACGCGTGCGGCCCTCGACTACACGAGTATCTTCAGGATATTGGCAAGATCCTCAAAGAGTACAATGCCTTCTCTGTCGGCGAGATGCCAGCAGTTCAAGACCCCAAGGAAGTCATCAAGAGTGTTGGTGAAAGTCGTGGGGAGCTAAACATGATCTTCAACTTTGAGAT CGTGGATATGGATCATGGCGAGGGAGGAAAGTTCACACCACACAAATGGGAAATGCAAGACCTGAAGAGGATTGTCAACAAGTGGCAGACTTTCATGTACAAGAACAAGGGCTGGAACGCCTTGTATCTCGAGAACCACGATCAGGCAAGGACAGTGTCGAGGTGGGCCTCCGATAAGCCCGCCTACCGAGCGCTGTCAGCCAAGATGTTGTCAACGTTCCTCTGCTTTCAGAGCGGTACAGTCTTTGTATACCAGGGACAGGAACTAGGCATGGCCAACATGCCGGCGGACTGGGAAATGACTGAGCATCGAGACCTGGAAACGTTGAATCACTGGGAAGA GTTGAAGCAGACGGCGGGCCCTGACGCGGCAGTCCTTCAGATTGCGCGCAAGGAATACCAACTCAAGTCTCGTGACCATGCGCGAACTCCAGTACAG TGGGACACCTCCACGAATGCGGGCTTCTCGACAGCAACTCCATGGATCCGAGTGAACGACGACTATAAGGAGTGGAATGCCGCATCTCAGGTCTCAAAACCAGACAGTGTGTTTGAGCATTGGAAGTCTGTACTCGCGCTTCGAAAAGAACTAAAGGACATCATCGTCTACGGAgactttgagcttcttgacggAGAGAACGAAGATGTTTTTGCGTATGCGCGGTCGAATGGAGTACAGAAGGTTGTCGTTGTCTGTAACTTCCGAGAGAAAGAGATTTCTTGGTCTCCACCGGTCGATTTGCAGTCGGGCGAGGTTTTGCTGGCAAACAGGCCGGAAGTTGATCTGTCACAGAAGACGCTTAATCTCCGTCCCTTTGAGGCGTTTGTTTGTCAATTGCATTAG